The following are from one region of the Chromobacterium phragmitis genome:
- a CDS encoding GNAT family N-acetyltransferase, which produces MQYTTVLSDVADDTVRAAIGVPLRAYNESRMGELDYRPLVISVQNESGEIEGGLWGYTCFGWLYTQLLAAPTAAKGQGLGQRLMEEAEAEARARGCVGAWVDTHSFQAPGFYEKQGYQRFGELDDYPPGHSRIFYRKSLKD; this is translated from the coding sequence ATGCAGTACACAACCGTGCTGAGCGATGTGGCGGACGACACGGTCCGCGCGGCGATAGGCGTGCCCTTGCGGGCGTATAACGAGAGCCGGATGGGCGAACTGGACTATCGCCCGCTGGTTATCAGCGTGCAGAACGAGTCCGGAGAGATCGAGGGCGGTTTGTGGGGCTACACCTGTTTCGGCTGGCTATACACCCAGCTGTTGGCCGCGCCGACGGCGGCCAAGGGGCAGGGCCTGGGGCAGCGGCTGATGGAAGAAGCCGAGGCCGAAGCCAGGGCGCGCGGCTGCGTCGGCGCCTGGGTGGATACCCACAGCTTCCAGGCGCCCGGCTTTTACGAAAAACAGGGCTACCAGCGCTTCGGCGAACTGGACGACTACCCTCCCGGCCACAGCCGAATTTTCTACCGGAAGTCGCTGAAGGATTGA
- a CDS encoding methyl-accepting chemotaxis protein gives MISLLAQFSIRAKIFGLIVLGVLASLIIGANGIFGASSMFDLTRGMHDNALAPVYLLGQASKMATYVSRSDYRYISETEKTVMDQVLAKRGEQEAETRRYLDLYRKTDLTPPEVDGLKRFDAAWAAMEVPCKQMREFSYADTGNGEGNKKALDVMAKQCRPAFQAADDILKDLSAINLKLADQALDNAQAKYQALRTMSIAVLAIGLAALAALGLAIQAGIVGSLKEACRAMEKMGAGDLTGEIRVSGKDEVADMMRSLSDTQQRLRSTVGEIVRSAASVAATSEQLAASTEQVSASIGQQVNATSSAAASLEELTVSIDLCASNAGQANEQAAEAGLQAKAGNKDVQDSTTRVKRVNESVTSSADSLESLSDQAQQIGSIATVIKDVADQTNLLALNAAIEAARAGEQGRGFAVVADEVRKLAERTTSSAQEITNMIGKIQDGAREAVSGMRSSRQIVADVVVAAENASATISTVEERAAGVVSAINEIAMAVGEQRQASTDLAGRVEAIAAMSKENGVAVDVFSQATRELAVVAEKLQQTTLAFRMD, from the coding sequence GTGATATCCCTTCTCGCCCAATTCAGCATCCGCGCCAAGATTTTCGGCCTGATCGTGCTTGGCGTGCTGGCTTCGCTCATCATTGGCGCCAATGGCATTTTCGGCGCGTCCAGCATGTTCGACCTGACCCGCGGCATGCATGACAACGCGCTGGCGCCTGTGTATCTGCTGGGGCAGGCCAGCAAAATGGCGACCTATGTCAGCCGCTCAGACTATCGCTACATCTCCGAAACCGAGAAGACGGTGATGGATCAGGTCCTGGCCAAGCGCGGCGAGCAGGAGGCGGAAACCAGGCGCTACCTTGACTTGTATCGAAAGACGGATCTGACCCCGCCCGAAGTGGATGGCCTGAAGCGCTTCGACGCCGCCTGGGCGGCGATGGAGGTGCCGTGCAAGCAAATGAGGGAATTCAGCTATGCCGACACCGGCAATGGCGAGGGCAACAAGAAGGCGCTGGATGTGATGGCCAAACAGTGCAGGCCGGCGTTCCAGGCGGCGGATGACATTTTGAAGGACCTGTCGGCGATCAATCTGAAACTGGCCGACCAGGCGCTGGACAACGCCCAAGCCAAGTACCAGGCGCTGCGCACCATGTCCATCGCGGTGCTGGCGATCGGCCTGGCGGCGCTGGCCGCGCTGGGGCTGGCCATCCAGGCCGGCATTGTCGGCAGCCTGAAGGAAGCCTGCCGGGCGATGGAGAAGATGGGGGCCGGCGACCTGACCGGCGAGATCAGGGTAAGCGGCAAGGATGAAGTCGCCGACATGATGCGCTCGCTGTCCGATACCCAGCAGCGCTTGCGCAGCACCGTGGGCGAGATCGTGCGTTCCGCCGCCAGCGTGGCGGCCACTTCGGAACAACTGGCGGCCTCCACCGAGCAGGTCAGCGCCAGCATAGGCCAGCAGGTGAACGCCACCTCCAGCGCGGCGGCGTCGCTGGAAGAGCTGACGGTGAGCATAGACCTGTGCGCCAGCAACGCCGGCCAGGCCAACGAGCAGGCGGCGGAAGCCGGCCTGCAGGCCAAGGCCGGCAACAAGGACGTGCAGGACTCCACCACCCGGGTGAAGCGTGTCAACGAGAGCGTGACCAGCTCGGCCGACAGCCTGGAGTCGCTGTCCGACCAGGCGCAGCAAATCGGCAGCATCGCCACCGTGATCAAGGACGTGGCCGATCAAACCAACCTCTTGGCGCTGAACGCGGCGATCGAGGCGGCGCGGGCCGGCGAGCAGGGCCGCGGCTTCGCGGTGGTGGCGGACGAGGTGCGCAAGCTGGCCGAGCGCACCACCAGCTCGGCCCAGGAAATCACCAATATGATAGGCAAGATCCAGGACGGCGCGCGCGAGGCGGTGAGCGGCATGCGCAGCAGCCGGCAGATCGTCGCCGACGTGGTGGTGGCGGCGGAAAACGCGTCGGCCACCATCAGCACGGTGGAAGAGCGCGCGGCCGGCGTGGTGTCGGCGATCAACGAGATCGCGATGGCGGTGGGCGAGCAGCGCCAGGCTAGCACCGATCTGGCGGGGCGAGTGGAGGCCATCGCCGCGATGTCCAAGGAAAACGGCGTGGCGGTGGATGTGTTCTCGCAGGCGACGCGAGAGCTGGCGGTGGTGGCGGAAAAGCTGCAGCAGACCACGCTGGCCTTCCGCATGGATTGA